A genomic region of Kineococcus rhizosphaerae contains the following coding sequences:
- a CDS encoding NAD(P)/FAD-dependent oxidoreductase produces the protein MTVSSTLETPHPPAALRSSAEVVVVGAGLAGLVCARHLAAAGIDVLVVEAADAVGGRVRSETIGSFRVDRGFQLLNPAYPEVAKVLDLDALDLQPFDAGVAVHRGGRVSAVRDPRRHPAAVLEALRFPLGTAKEKAAVARWLLRVTSAADLKGEDSGWSDGLDAAEVHGELRWSVLEPFLAGVVGEVDGTTSRRFVDLLVRTFLRGTPGVPARGMQAVPDQLAAGLPAGSVVTGVEVRHIGHAPRSLVVETAEGGVNCEAIVVATDAHAAGHLVPGLQVPESNAISTFWFGAATSPAPAAREKLLHLDGDRTGPVVNSAVVSAVAPGYVLAGSDHRALVSAQVLGADVSEATETRVREQLGRVYGVNAAAWTRVAAHAIPHALPVVAPPFEGPKPVDAGENVFVAGDHRENASLQGALVSGRRAADAVLVKAFGRNGFHSAR, from the coding sequence GTGACCGTCAGCTCCACTCTCGAGACCCCCCACCCGCCCGCCGCGCTGCGCTCGTCGGCCGAGGTCGTCGTCGTCGGCGCGGGGCTGGCCGGCCTGGTCTGCGCCAGGCACCTCGCGGCCGCCGGGATCGACGTGCTCGTCGTGGAGGCCGCCGACGCGGTGGGGGGGCGGGTGCGCTCGGAGACCATCGGCAGCTTCCGGGTCGACCGCGGTTTCCAGCTGCTGAACCCGGCGTACCCGGAGGTGGCGAAGGTCCTCGACCTGGACGCCCTGGACCTGCAGCCGTTCGACGCGGGGGTGGCCGTGCACCGCGGGGGCCGCGTCAGCGCGGTGCGGGACCCGCGCCGCCACCCCGCGGCGGTGCTGGAGGCGCTGCGCTTCCCGCTGGGGACCGCGAAGGAGAAGGCCGCGGTGGCCCGGTGGCTGCTGCGCGTGACGTCGGCCGCGGACCTCAAGGGCGAGGACTCGGGCTGGTCGGACGGTCTGGACGCCGCCGAGGTCCACGGCGAGCTGCGCTGGTCGGTGCTCGAACCGTTCCTGGCCGGGGTCGTCGGCGAGGTCGACGGGACGACGTCGCGCCGCTTCGTGGACCTGCTGGTCCGCACGTTCCTGCGCGGGACCCCGGGGGTCCCCGCACGCGGCATGCAGGCCGTCCCCGACCAGCTGGCCGCGGGGCTGCCGGCGGGCAGCGTCGTGACGGGCGTGGAGGTCCGGCACATCGGGCACGCGCCCCGTTCCCTGGTGGTGGAGACCGCCGAGGGTGGCGTGAACTGCGAGGCCATCGTCGTGGCCACGGACGCGCACGCGGCCGGCCACCTCGTGCCGGGTCTGCAGGTCCCCGAGAGCAACGCCATCTCGACGTTCTGGTTCGGTGCCGCCACGTCACCGGCTCCCGCCGCGCGCGAGAAGCTGCTGCACCTCGACGGTGACCGGACCGGTCCCGTCGTGAACTCCGCGGTCGTCTCCGCGGTCGCGCCCGGGTACGTCCTGGCCGGCTCCGACCACCGGGCGCTGGTCAGCGCGCAGGTGCTCGGCGCGGACGTGAGCGAGGCCACCGAGACGCGGGTCCGCGAACAGCTCGGCCGCGTGTACGGCGTGAACGCGGCGGCCTGGACGCGGGTCGCGGCGCACGCGATCCCGCACGCGCTGCCGGTCGTGGCGCCTCCCTTCGAGGGGCCGAAACCCGTCGACGCCGGCGAGAACGTGTTCGTGGCGGGTGACCACCGGGAGAACGCCTCGTTGCAGGGTGCCTTGGTCTCGGGGCGCCGCGCCGCGGACGCGGTGCTGGTGAAGGCCTTCGGCCGCAACGGTTTCCACAGTGCCCGCTGA
- a CDS encoding DUF4191 domain-containing protein, whose protein sequence is MARRGSDAGRGGSTAAPRPKKQRWARTRQLKQVYDMTVRVDPSAKWVLLAALVGPIVVGLLIGLLTGHPIYFTILGVLVGILLGMFLLGRRAERAAYMNLEGQKGAAGAALSSIRRGWTIEQEPVAAEARSQDMVFRAIGRGGVVLVGDGPPTRVKKLLEAERRKVTRIVPNVPVHLFTVGDGGSENEVPLRKLAGRVQRLKPQLTKQEVAAVQKRLKALGGIRPPVPKGIDPMNARPDRRAMRGR, encoded by the coding sequence ATGGCACGACGTGGATCCGACGCCGGACGCGGGGGCAGCACCGCCGCACCGAGACCGAAGAAGCAGCGGTGGGCGCGGACCCGTCAGCTGAAGCAGGTCTACGACATGACCGTGCGGGTGGACCCGTCGGCCAAGTGGGTCCTGCTGGCCGCCCTCGTCGGCCCGATCGTGGTGGGCCTGCTCATCGGCCTGCTCACCGGGCACCCGATCTACTTCACCATCCTCGGCGTGCTCGTCGGGATCCTGCTGGGCATGTTCCTGCTGGGCCGGCGCGCCGAGCGCGCCGCCTACATGAACCTCGAGGGCCAGAAGGGCGCGGCCGGCGCGGCGCTGTCGTCCATCCGGCGCGGCTGGACGATCGAGCAGGAGCCCGTGGCGGCCGAGGCCCGCTCGCAGGACATGGTCTTCCGCGCCATCGGTCGCGGCGGCGTCGTCCTCGTCGGTGACGGCCCGCCCACCCGGGTCAAGAAGCTCCTCGAGGCCGAGCGCCGCAAGGTCACCCGCATCGTCCCCAACGTCCCCGTCCACCTGTTCACCGTGGGCGACGGCGGCTCGGAGAACGAGGTGCCGCTGCGCAAGCTCGCCGGCCGCGTCCAGCGCCTGAAGCCGCAGCTGACCAAGCAGGAGGTCGCGGCCGTGCAGAAGCGCCTCAAGGCCCTCGGCGGGATCCGCCCGCCGGTGCCCAAGGGCATCGACCCGATGAACGCCCGCCCCGACCGCAGGGCCATGCGCGGGAGGTGA
- the lipB gene encoding lipoyl(octanoyl) transferase LipB, which translates to MTVRTRELLVEPVRLGVEPVDYVEAWELQRTRHAQVVAGEVPDTVLLLEHSPVYTAGRRTNSWERPDDGTPVVDVDRGGRITWHGPGQLVGYPIVRLRGSLDVVGYVRRLEELLIAVAAEFGVQGYRVPDRTGVWTADEPLVPGWRAENKLAAIGVRVARGVTMHGFALNCDTDLQGFSHIVPCGLPDAGATSLSARAGRRIGVLDAAEVVTRLLPGTDLPG; encoded by the coding sequence GTGACGGTGCGCACCCGCGAACTCCTCGTCGAACCGGTCCGCCTCGGCGTCGAACCCGTCGACTACGTCGAGGCGTGGGAGCTGCAGCGCACCCGGCACGCGCAGGTCGTCGCGGGTGAGGTCCCCGACACCGTCCTGCTCCTGGAGCACTCCCCCGTCTACACCGCCGGCCGCCGCACGAACTCGTGGGAACGGCCCGACGACGGGACTCCCGTCGTCGACGTCGACCGCGGCGGCCGCATCACCTGGCACGGACCGGGGCAGCTCGTCGGCTACCCGATCGTAAGGCTGCGCGGCTCCCTCGACGTCGTGGGGTACGTGCGGCGGCTGGAGGAACTGCTCATCGCCGTCGCCGCCGAGTTCGGCGTGCAGGGCTACCGCGTGCCGGACCGCACGGGCGTCTGGACGGCCGACGAACCGCTCGTGCCCGGCTGGCGCGCGGAGAACAAGCTCGCGGCGATCGGGGTGCGCGTCGCCCGGGGCGTCACCATGCACGGTTTCGCCCTGAACTGCGACACGGACCTGCAGGGTTTCAGCCACATCGTGCCGTGCGGGCTGCCGGACGCCGGCGCGACGTCGCTGAGCGCCCGGGCGGGCCGGCGGATCGGGGTGCTGGACGCCGCCGAGGTCGTGACGCGGCTGCTGCCCGGGACGGACCTGCCCGGCTGA
- a CDS encoding TIGR01777 family oxidoreductase — protein sequence MRIVVSGASGLIGRHLVAHLRNGGHEVLTLVRHAEREPHEVQWDPSAGRLDPRRLTGVQGAVNLSGAGVGDKRWTAQYKETILRSRTESTSTLVRALLALAEQPQVLVNASAIGAYGDGGSAVLTEDSPRGGDFLAHVVQEWEGATAPATDAGLRVALARTGLLANPVGGAFGQLLTLVRLGLGGPLGSGTQWWSPISMPDELAALEFLLTHDVSGPVNLVCPEPATNLAVTAALGAALHRPTVLPAPAFALRLALGEFAGQTLASQRVVPQVLQDNGFEFRHPDVAAVTGWLARA from the coding sequence GTGCGCATCGTCGTCAGCGGGGCCAGCGGCCTCATCGGCCGTCACCTCGTCGCCCACCTGCGCAACGGCGGGCACGAGGTCCTCACCCTGGTCCGGCACGCCGAGCGCGAGCCGCACGAGGTGCAGTGGGACCCCTCCGCCGGGCGCCTCGACCCGCGCCGGCTGACCGGCGTCCAGGGCGCGGTGAACCTGTCCGGCGCCGGCGTGGGCGACAAGCGGTGGACCGCGCAGTACAAGGAGACGATCCTGCGCTCGCGCACCGAGTCGACCTCGACCCTCGTGCGCGCGCTGCTCGCCCTGGCCGAGCAGCCGCAGGTGCTGGTCAACGCCTCGGCCATCGGGGCCTACGGCGACGGCGGGTCGGCCGTCCTGACCGAGGACTCCCCCCGCGGCGGCGACTTCCTGGCCCACGTGGTGCAGGAGTGGGAGGGGGCCACGGCCCCGGCCACGGACGCCGGCCTCCGGGTCGCCCTGGCCCGCACGGGTCTGCTGGCCAACCCCGTCGGCGGCGCGTTCGGGCAGCTGCTGACGCTCGTCCGCCTCGGCCTGGGCGGTCCGCTGGGCAGCGGGACGCAGTGGTGGAGCCCCATCTCCATGCCCGACGAGCTGGCCGCCCTGGAGTTCCTGCTGACGCACGACGTCTCCGGCCCGGTCAACCTCGTCTGCCCCGAACCGGCGACGAACCTGGCCGTCACCGCGGCGCTGGGGGCCGCGCTGCACCGCCCGACGGTGCTGCCCGCGCCCGCCTTCGCCCTGCGCCTGGCCCTCGGCGAGTTCGCCGGGCAGACGCTGGCCAGCCAGCGCGTCGTCCCGCAGGTGCTGCAGGACAACGGCTTCGAGTTCCGGCACCCCGACGTCGCGGCGGTCACCGGCTGGCTCGCCCGGGCCTGA
- the lipA gene encoding lipoyl synthase has translation MTIAPEGRRMLRIEARNAETPIERKPDWIRTKARTGPDYTELKGLVKSGGLHTVCEEAGCPNIYECWEDREATFLIGGSECTRRCDFCQIDTGKPSPLDRDEPRRVAESIRTMGLRYATITGVARDDLADGGAWLYAETIRQTHALNSDGDFHTGVEILVPDFNGRPELLQQVFDAAPEVFAHNVETVPRIFKSIRPAFRYERSLDVISQGRAAGLVTKSNLILGMGETDEEVLAALQDLHDAGCDIITITQYLRPTPRHHPVERWVKPEAFVEFSRAAEEIGFAGVMAGPLVRSSYRAGRLWAGAMKKRGVAIPEQLAHLDKESPAAQEASSLLARR, from the coding sequence GTGACGATCGCACCGGAAGGCCGTCGGATGCTGCGCATCGAGGCGCGCAACGCCGAGACGCCGATCGAGCGGAAGCCCGACTGGATCCGCACCAAGGCGCGCACCGGCCCGGACTACACCGAGCTCAAGGGGCTGGTGAAGTCCGGCGGCCTGCACACCGTGTGCGAGGAGGCGGGCTGCCCCAACATCTACGAGTGCTGGGAGGACCGCGAGGCGACGTTCCTCATCGGCGGTTCCGAGTGCACCCGCCGCTGCGACTTCTGCCAGATCGACACCGGCAAGCCGTCGCCGCTGGACCGCGACGAACCCCGCCGGGTGGCCGAGAGCATCCGCACGATGGGGCTGCGCTACGCCACGATCACCGGCGTCGCACGTGACGACCTCGCCGACGGCGGGGCGTGGCTGTACGCCGAGACCATCCGGCAGACGCACGCGCTGAACTCCGACGGCGACTTCCACACCGGCGTCGAGATCCTCGTGCCGGACTTCAACGGCCGCCCGGAGCTGCTGCAGCAGGTCTTCGACGCCGCCCCGGAGGTCTTCGCGCACAACGTCGAGACCGTGCCGCGGATCTTCAAGTCGATCCGCCCGGCGTTCCGCTACGAGCGGTCGCTGGACGTCATCTCGCAGGGCCGCGCCGCGGGCCTGGTGACGAAGTCGAACCTCATCCTGGGGATGGGCGAGACCGACGAGGAGGTCCTGGCCGCGCTGCAGGACCTGCACGACGCCGGCTGCGACATCATCACGATCACCCAGTACCTGCGCCCGACGCCGCGGCACCACCCCGTGGAGCGCTGGGTCAAGCCCGAGGCCTTCGTGGAGTTCAGCCGGGCGGCGGAGGAGATCGGCTTCGCCGGCGTCATGGCGGGGCCGCTGGTCCGCTCGTCCTACCGGGCGGGCCGGCTGTGGGCCGGGGCGATGAAGAAGCGCGGGGTCGCGATCCCCGAGCAGCTCGCGCACCTGGACAAGGAGTCCCCCGCGGCCCAGGAGGCCTCCAGCCTGCTCGCCCGTCGCTGA
- a CDS encoding glycosyltransferase family 2 protein has protein sequence MPLVSVGVPVYNGETYLEQTLSALLDQTFTDFEVVVCDNASTDRTPEIVEKFAAADPRIRSVRNPANIGLARNFNRVFQLSRGRYFRWAMADDLVDATNLEDCVAALEADPGAVLAVPSWDLIDADGEPARGGRELASFTWEADVAVRMQQFVDMVNGASSIAVLAYLSGLVRTEAVWTTDQLGSYPSSDHVLLAQLLLRGRFVEVPRRSLHVRLHEASAGHGIGTGDWAAVHRTFFPGVEPENLLRWRTTRYRRMWDVLERAGSSRSQRVALQAHYARTSARVLLPF, from the coding sequence GTGCCGCTCGTCAGCGTCGGGGTCCCCGTCTACAACGGCGAGACCTACCTCGAGCAGACCCTCAGCGCCCTGCTCGACCAGACGTTCACCGACTTCGAGGTCGTCGTGTGCGACAACGCCTCGACGGACCGGACCCCCGAGATCGTCGAGAAGTTCGCCGCCGCCGACCCGCGGATCCGCTCCGTGCGCAACCCCGCCAACATCGGTCTGGCCCGCAACTTCAACCGGGTCTTCCAGCTCTCGCGGGGTCGGTACTTCCGGTGGGCGATGGCCGACGACCTCGTCGACGCGACGAACCTCGAGGACTGCGTGGCTGCGCTGGAGGCCGACCCCGGCGCCGTGCTGGCCGTCCCGTCGTGGGACCTCATCGACGCCGACGGCGAACCCGCCCGGGGTGGTCGCGAGCTCGCGTCGTTCACGTGGGAGGCCGACGTGGCCGTCCGCATGCAGCAGTTCGTCGACATGGTCAACGGGGCGTCGTCCATCGCCGTCCTGGCGTACCTGTCCGGCCTGGTGCGCACCGAGGCCGTCTGGACCACCGACCAGCTCGGCAGCTACCCGTCCTCCGACCACGTCCTGCTGGCCCAGCTGCTGCTGCGCGGCCGGTTCGTCGAGGTTCCCCGCCGCTCCCTGCACGTCCGGCTGCACGAGGCCTCCGCCGGGCACGGCATCGGCACCGGCGACTGGGCCGCCGTCCACCGCACGTTCTTCCCCGGCGTCGAACCGGAGAACCTGCTGCGCTGGCGCACGACCCGCTACCGCAGGATGTGGGACGTGCTGGAGCGCGCGGGATCGTCCCGCTCGCAGCGGGTCGCGCTGCAGGCGCACTACGCCAGGACGTCGGCCCGGGTCCTGCTGCCCTTCTGA
- a CDS encoding LLM class F420-dependent oxidoreductase — MDLRIFTEPQQGARYETLRRVAVAAEQNGFSGFFRSDHYLTMGGDGLPGPTDAWTTLAALARDTTTIRLGTMVTSATFRYPGVLAVQVAQVDEMSGGRVELGLGSGWYEAEHAAYGIPFPSVAERFERFEEQLAVITGLWATPVGETFSYSGQHYALEDSPALPKPVQTPVPVIVGGAARKRGAALAARYAHEFNVPFSSPAETAARIERVRAACAAAGRGDEPAYSAALIVCCGRDEAEVGRRAAAIGREPAELRENGLAGTVSEVVDAIGRYREVGVERVYLQVMDLTDLDHLELVAGQVAPQL; from the coding sequence GTGGATCTGCGCATCTTCACCGAACCCCAGCAGGGCGCCCGCTACGAGACCCTCCGCCGGGTCGCCGTGGCGGCCGAGCAGAACGGGTTCTCCGGCTTCTTCCGCTCCGACCACTACCTGACGATGGGCGGCGACGGTCTGCCCGGTCCCACGGACGCGTGGACGACCCTGGCGGCCCTCGCCCGGGACACCACCACCATCCGGCTCGGGACGATGGTCACCTCGGCCACCTTCCGGTACCCCGGCGTCCTGGCGGTCCAGGTCGCCCAGGTCGACGAGATGTCCGGCGGCCGCGTCGAGCTCGGCCTCGGCTCGGGCTGGTACGAGGCCGAGCACGCCGCCTACGGCATCCCGTTCCCCTCCGTGGCCGAGCGGTTCGAGCGGTTCGAGGAGCAGCTCGCCGTCATCACGGGCCTGTGGGCGACGCCGGTGGGGGAGACGTTCTCCTACTCCGGTCAGCACTACGCGCTCGAGGACTCCCCGGCGCTGCCCAAACCCGTCCAGACCCCCGTCCCGGTCATCGTCGGCGGGGCCGCCAGGAAGCGCGGGGCGGCGCTCGCGGCCCGCTACGCGCACGAGTTCAACGTGCCGTTCTCCTCCCCGGCCGAGACCGCCGCGCGCATCGAGCGGGTGCGGGCGGCGTGCGCGGCGGCCGGCCGCGGCGACGAGCCCGCGTACAGCGCGGCGCTGATCGTGTGCTGCGGCCGCGACGAGGCCGAGGTCGGGCGCCGGGCCGCGGCGATCGGCCGCGAGCCGGCCGAGCTGCGCGAGAACGGCCTCGCGGGGACCGTCTCCGAGGTCGTCGACGCCATCGGCCGGTACCGCGAGGTCGGGGTGGAGCGCGTGTACCTGCAGGTCATGGACCTCACCGACCTGGACCACCTCGAACTCGTCGCCGGGCAGGTCGCCCCGCAGCTGTGA
- a CDS encoding serine hydrolase domain-containing protein → MTTALLPTTNRTLADLLAAEQRTSRLPSVVAGLVRDGELVWTGAAGTTGVDAGPGAETQYRVGSITKTFVAAAVLRLVEDGLVALEDPVRAHLTELDAAGVGRVTVGQLLGQAGGVQAETDGPWWERTAGGGWETLLPLLGASALRHRPGTRFHYSNVGFGVLGELVGRVRGEDWRTVVQAQFLDPLGMARTTMRPQQPAARGLAVHPWADVVLAEPEHDGGAMAPAGQIWSTVADLARWATVVAGTSEVLRRSTVEGMWEPQSVDDARDGAWTSGYGLGLQVWNTAGRRHAGHSGSMPGFVAMLRVDVATGDGVVALTNSTTGFGDLPARLLATMTDAEPHRPTPWVPHDVPADALELVGPWYWGPAPLLVRATPDGLTLAGMQGRGRGSRFVRAGDGLWRGLDDYYAGELLRPVRTPEGVLSHLDLASFRLTRTPYDPAADVPGGVDARGWTPLS, encoded by the coding sequence ATGACGACCGCTCTGCTGCCCACGACGAACCGGACGCTGGCCGACCTGCTGGCCGCCGAGCAGCGCACGTCGCGACTGCCGTCGGTCGTCGCGGGCCTGGTGCGCGACGGCGAGCTCGTGTGGACGGGGGCCGCGGGGACGACGGGGGTGGACGCCGGGCCCGGCGCCGAGACCCAGTACCGGGTCGGGTCGATCACCAAGACGTTCGTGGCGGCCGCGGTGCTGCGGCTGGTCGAGGACGGTCTGGTCGCGCTGGAGGACCCCGTGCGCGCGCACCTGACCGAGCTCGACGCCGCCGGCGTGGGCCGCGTCACGGTCGGCCAGCTGCTGGGGCAGGCCGGCGGGGTGCAGGCCGAGACCGACGGCCCGTGGTGGGAGCGGACCGCCGGCGGCGGCTGGGAGACGCTGCTCCCGCTGCTGGGGGCCTCGGCGCTGCGGCACCGGCCCGGGACCCGCTTCCACTACTCCAACGTCGGGTTCGGCGTCCTGGGCGAGCTCGTGGGCCGGGTGCGTGGCGAGGACTGGCGCACGGTCGTGCAGGCGCAGTTCCTCGACCCGCTGGGGATGGCGCGCACGACGATGCGCCCGCAGCAGCCCGCCGCCCGCGGGCTGGCCGTGCACCCGTGGGCGGACGTCGTGCTCGCCGAACCCGAGCACGACGGCGGGGCGATGGCCCCGGCCGGGCAGATCTGGTCGACGGTCGCGGACCTGGCCCGGTGGGCCACCGTCGTCGCGGGCACCTCCGAGGTCCTGCGGCGCAGCACGGTCGAGGGCATGTGGGAACCGCAGAGCGTCGACGACGCCCGCGACGGGGCGTGGACGAGCGGGTACGGGCTGGGCCTGCAGGTCTGGAACACGGCCGGCCGCCGGCACGCGGGGCACTCCGGGTCGATGCCGGGCTTCGTGGCGATGCTGCGCGTGGACGTCGCGACGGGCGACGGGGTCGTCGCCCTGACGAACTCGACGACGGGTTTCGGCGACCTGCCCGCCCGGCTGCTGGCGACGATGACCGACGCCGAACCGCACCGCCCGACGCCGTGGGTGCCGCACGACGTGCCCGCCGACGCCCTCGAGCTCGTGGGCCCCTGGTACTGGGGTCCGGCTCCCCTGCTCGTGCGGGCCACGCCGGACGGCCTGACGCTGGCGGGGATGCAGGGCAGGGGTCGCGGGTCGCGCTTCGTCCGCGCCGGGGACGGGCTGTGGCGGGGACTGGACGACTACTACGCCGGGGAACTGCTGCGCCCGGTGCGGACGCCGGAGGGCGTCCTGAGCCACCTCGACCTGGCCAGCTTCCGGCTCACGCGCACGCCCTACGACCCCGCGGCGGACGTGCCCGGTGGGGTCGACGCCCGGGGGTGGACGCCGTTGTCGTGA
- a CDS encoding peptidase E, giving the protein MPAEAPTIVATSGGWTRRDLGGVDWAGTAHLAVELARVPAGRAPRLTYLGTAGGDQRSWAAEVHAAGERAGFRTTVLDLFPLPSVDDPAGLLLGSDVVWVGGGSVANLLAVWRVHGLEEAFRAAWEAGVVLGGVSAGSICWFAGGTTDSFGPQLRPVTNGLGLLPYGNGVHYDSEARRRPLVHELVGSGVLGETHCSDDGVGLVYQGTELVEAVSEVPGKGAWIVRREGGGVVETRVEPRPLHR; this is encoded by the coding sequence GTGCCCGCTGAGGCGCCCACGATCGTCGCGACGTCGGGGGGCTGGACGCGCCGCGATCTCGGCGGGGTCGACTGGGCCGGTACCGCGCACCTGGCGGTGGAGCTGGCCCGGGTCCCGGCCGGGCGCGCCCCGCGCCTGACGTACCTGGGGACGGCCGGCGGCGACCAGCGGTCGTGGGCGGCGGAGGTCCACGCCGCGGGTGAGCGCGCGGGGTTCCGCACGACCGTGCTGGACCTGTTCCCCCTGCCGAGCGTGGACGACCCCGCGGGCCTGCTGCTGGGTTCGGACGTCGTGTGGGTCGGCGGCGGTTCGGTGGCGAACCTGCTGGCGGTGTGGCGCGTGCACGGGCTGGAGGAGGCGTTCCGCGCCGCGTGGGAGGCCGGGGTCGTGCTCGGCGGGGTCAGCGCGGGGTCCATCTGCTGGTTCGCGGGCGGCACGACGGACTCGTTCGGTCCGCAGCTGCGTCCGGTGACGAACGGGCTGGGTCTGCTGCCCTACGGCAACGGCGTGCACTACGACTCCGAGGCCCGGCGCCGGCCGCTCGTGCACGAGCTCGTGGGCTCGGGCGTCCTCGGGGAGACGCACTGCAGCGACGACGGCGTGGGGCTGGTGTACCAGGGCACCGAGCTCGTCGAAGCCGTCTCGGAGGTGCCCGGCAAGGGCGCCTGGATCGTGCGCCGCGAGGGCGGCGGGGTCGTCGAGACGCGGGTGGAGCCCCGTCCGCTGCACCGCTGA
- a CDS encoding serine/threonine-protein kinase translates to MTLSEPTTGPLGARRDAPGDGGPADPASPVRQWRRATLAALADDPRRQPPVVDGYAVGALLGAGGSSVVWSGTGVDGVERALKVLAPHTDTDLLAELSVLRRVRHPRVVAVQDISTTSDGRPVLVLDLVPGGSLAGLLTRRRRLSAGEVSGLLAVLGPALEDLHAAGVVHGDIAPGNVLLDARGEPVLADLGVARALGRRHGSVLGTPGFADPAAVAGEGVGAASDVYGLAALAWYALTGEPPAPGGALAARAARRRALADLPPGNGAPVLEALREGLHRKPSRRPTPGELASAVAAAARPRPVRGLTAPAAGAVPAAPVPAPPRVTQLVAAPAVGPEVDPAPVRTSHPRPASARGSARASTRSDARRVARPQRGRPSRRLVVAGTLPVVAAVAVVLLWRTGAFEGPAPAPSTAAAGATLAPRAAAPVPAEPAPDEPATAEPVAAEPVTEPVTEPVTEVTGSDVLRGDDAGAVVAELADRRARALSSGQTTGLDLVDVAGSPARTTDEQLLAELTAGGATVEALGFDVRAVREVDRAADRWVLQADVTTGEHVVVSASGTRRTVPAGRPRTSTLTLQRVAGEWRVSDVG, encoded by the coding sequence GTGACCCTCTCCGAGCCCACCACCGGCCCCCTCGGCGCGCGTCGTGACGCGCCCGGGGACGGCGGACCCGCGGACCCCGCGAGCCCGGTCCGGCAGTGGCGCCGCGCGACCCTGGCCGCCCTCGCCGACGACCCGCGGCGGCAGCCGCCGGTCGTCGACGGGTACGCGGTGGGCGCGCTCCTGGGCGCCGGTGGGTCCAGCGTCGTGTGGTCCGGGACCGGCGTCGACGGCGTGGAGCGCGCCCTGAAGGTCCTCGCACCCCACACCGACACCGACCTGCTCGCCGAACTGTCGGTGCTGCGCCGGGTGCGTCACCCGCGAGTGGTTGCCGTGCAGGACATCTCGACGACCTCCGACGGCCGGCCCGTCCTCGTCCTCGACCTCGTCCCCGGCGGGTCGCTGGCCGGGCTGCTCACCCGCCGCCGGCGGTTGTCGGCCGGTGAGGTCTCCGGGCTGCTCGCCGTGCTGGGGCCCGCTCTGGAGGACCTGCACGCCGCCGGGGTCGTCCACGGCGACATCGCCCCCGGCAACGTCCTGCTCGACGCCCGGGGCGAACCCGTGCTGGCCGACCTCGGGGTCGCCCGGGCCCTGGGACGCCGCCACGGCAGCGTCCTGGGCACCCCCGGCTTCGCCGACCCCGCGGCCGTGGCCGGGGAGGGCGTGGGCGCCGCCTCCGACGTCTACGGCCTCGCGGCGCTGGCCTGGTACGCCCTCACGGGTGAACCTCCCGCCCCCGGCGGGGCGCTCGCCGCGCGGGCCGCACGGCGTCGCGCGCTCGCGGACCTGCCGCCCGGCAACGGCGCCCCGGTGCTCGAGGCGCTGCGCGAGGGGCTGCACCGCAAGCCGTCCCGGCGCCCGACCCCGGGGGAGCTGGCGAGCGCGGTGGCCGCCGCCGCCCGGCCCCGGCCCGTGCGGGGGCTCACGGCTCCCGCGGCCGGTGCGGTCCCCGCTGCGCCCGTGCCGGCGCCTCCGCGGGTCACGCAGCTGGTGGCGGCCCCGGCGGTCGGTCCGGAGGTGGACCCGGCGCCGGTTCGGACCTCGCACCCTCGCCCGGCGTCGGCTCGCGGATCGGCTCGTGCCTCGACCCGCAGCGACGCGCGTCGCGTCGCACGACCGCAGCGGGGGCGTCCGTCGCGCCGCCTGGTGGTGGCCGGGACCCTGCCCGTGGTGGCCGCGGTCGCCGTCGTCCTGCTCTGGCGCACCGGGGCGTTCGAGGGCCCGGCCCCCGCTCCGTCGACCGCTGCCGCCGGCGCGACGCTCGCACCGCGCGCGGCGGCTCCGGTCCCCGCCGAACCCGCCCCCGACGAACCCGCCACCGCCGAGCCGGTCGCAGCCGAGCCCGTCACCGAGCCCGTCACCGAGCCCGTCACGGAGGTGACGGGGTCGGACGTCCTGCGCGGCGACGACGCCGGGGCGGTCGTCGCCGAGCTCGCCGACCGGCGGGCCCGGGCGCTGTCCTCCGGACAGACCACGGGCCTCGACCTCGTCGACGTCGCCGGCTCACCGGCGCGCACCACGGACGAGCAGCTCCTCGCCGAGCTGACGGCGGGCGGCGCGACGGTCGAGGCCCTCGGGTTCGACGTGCGGGCCGTGCGCGAGGTCGACCGCGCGGCGGACCGGTGGGTGCTGCAGGCCGACGTCACCACCGGTGAGCACGTCGTCGTGTCCGCCTCCGGGACGCGGCGGACGGTCCCGGCGGGCCGGCCGCGCACGTCCACGCTGACCCTGCAGCGCGTCGCGGGGGAGTGGCGGGTCAGCGACGTCGGCTGA